The sequence below is a genomic window from Maylandia zebra isolate NMK-2024a linkage group LG18, Mzebra_GT3a, whole genome shotgun sequence.
GTTATGTCCTATAATGATTAAAAAGAACATGTCAACCATCTCATAGTTAAGGGAAAATAGATTTTATACCAAGATGTTAACAGGTTCAGGTTGACAGTGTACCTCATATGACTGCTGCAGTCATGGTATCAGGTAGATGGAAGTGTACAATTACTTTCTGTGTGTCTTTTATCTTCCTGTTGTGCTAATGAAAAATAATGTGGAGAAAACATTCTGCAGTCGTCTCGGATATTTGACCTAGTTTCACTCTGCAAACTAAAGCATCTAAGCTCCCAAAATAGATTGGCACTTGTTTCATGTATTATGGATGGAAACACAAGGCATGAATCCAAGAAATGACAGGACCTTCTTAACCCAGCAACTCCGTCAATGTAAGCTTGACAAGAACTGCAAAAGCATGCATGCATTTGTGGTTTAACAAGTTAATCTCGCTGTGGCGAAGTTCACCTCAGCTTCTGGTTTGGATCTGTGTAACAGTTAAGCAGATCAACTAACATTTCATCGACTGAAACGCCTTGGTCATGTCTGAGTAGATATGTCTCAATTCTGAGTGAGACTGAAAGTACATTAGACAGCAGGACACCAAGTTATTCAACGCATTCATTCCAGTGCGCGCAGTACTTGTTTTATGCGCACACCTGTCTCTATACGTCCatacataaataataaataagatCTGCAGCCTTCAGCAGCATTTGAAGGGAGCAgagatgtaaataaaaacagacaagcTGTCAAACAACATAAGTGAAATCCAACTTTGACATTGACtcataaaataatttttcagcTTTGCTCATGTGAAATACTAAAGCTTGAAGCCCTATCCTATTTCTGAAGGAATACAGCTACTGATTATTCTGTGATGGTTGTCAGCTGCCAACACTGCATTAACCCTTCAATATTTGTGAAAAACTGCTGGGAAGGCTATACTCATGGACCCTTCTGCCTCTCATACAATTTATCAACATTGAGAAACAGTCGTAACTACTGAGACACACTGAGATATATAACCACTGGCTACTTTATTAGGCATATCTTGATAGTGCCAGCTAGGATCCCCTTTTTCCTTCAGAACAACCTCAGTTCTTAGTACAtaacgagtggttatttgagatactgttgccttcctatcagctcaaaacaGTCTGGTCATTCttttctgacctctggcattttcacccagagaactgctgctcactggatattttctctttttcacaccattcccTGTAAACCCCAGAGATGGTTATGAGGAAAACTCCCAGTAGAACGACAATATGCGAAATACTGAGActagcccatctggcaccaacaaccataccacattcacttaaatcacttttatcCCCCATTCTGATACTCATTTTGAACTTTCGCTCATCTTGACCATAACGACATGCCCAAATGCATGAAGCAGCTGCCACGTGTTTGGCTGATGTTCCTAAACatgcagttgaacaggtgtaacTAATAGAGTGGTCACTGAGTGCATGTGGATAACACATGCACTCAGATAACACATGCACTCAATAACACAAACAAGAGGGTTATGTACATTCTAGAAGGAAAGTAAAAAATTAAGAATAAAAATAGTTACATTTAAGtgactaaaaatgttttttgcatGTGTAACTACACAGAGCAAACTATTAAAGGgaattttttctgttctctcgtTTGCTTAAATCTGCATAAttaacaattaaaacaaaacgtAAAACCTAATTGCTTATACCTATATACACTTTCTGAATCAAGTAGCTTTAGCCATTTTCGCTTCAgtttaaaagacatttttcctTCAGAAATATTAAAGATATCTGTGCTCCCTGACATGACActaagacaaaagaagaaaaactgagTGTTTAAAGCAGTCTCAGATTTTTGCTTTCAGAAATTGTTTGCGCATTTAATGTAATTATTACCTGAAATCTTTCCCAGGTTTATTATCAACATACATTAATGTAACTGCATGCAAACAATGGCCAAATAAGGAAAAAGTACAATTAGTCAACTGCAAACATACACAAGCAAGAAGTACAAAAGCAATCTgaaagtgtgaatgtgtggaggAAGCGCTTTCAAGATCTGATATGCTCTTTAGTCACAACATGTAGTTGTACCAACTGTCAGTTGTTCAATCCAAACTATTACAAATGTCACTGATAAATTTACCACTGTCTCCTTCAAGTCGTCATCTTTCTTCTGAGTTTCAAGAGCAGCCTGCATAGTCTTCACATCGTGTTGTACACTTGTAAGCGTGCTCCCAATTGTAGCAACActctggaaaagaaaaatatttgtaaaGTCACTTCTAACAAAATTtttaaaagggggaaaaaagtacaaggcatcttttttctgtttttattaccCTTTTCTTCTCACCTTTTGAAGCTCTTCTACTGTTGTTGGAAGGCTAATTAAATCAGCAGCGGATTTCAAGTTGGCCTTTAAATGGTTTACAGCAGAGTCCAGCAAACTGATCTGTACAAATAAAAGACACAAACCATCCACTTTATTAGGAACACCTAACAAAAAATGCAATCTAATAGAACATCcctcaaatttaccatcactaatgTTACAatattctgtttgttttacatatttaaaacaaatgtatgTGGTGCTTTTGGACTGTATTACTATTACATTATTATACTAGGTATGTTATTTTGTCCATCTTGCTTTGAATTTGAATGTTTCAGTAAAAATGTAACATGTTTGTTAATAAATTACTAAAAAGCTGACGTCTTAGTCTGGTGACTTCAACAAACTGGCATCTTTATATATTCAATCATTTTATCTCAGCAAACCTAAACTTAAGACTAAAGAgactaaataaatgtaaaaatcttCTTCTTTGTTCCTACCTATCAtttcagaaaattaaaaaaaatccaatccaATTTGTAGGAACATAAattatgcattttcttttttacaagttaacaccacaaattaaaaaaatatactttAACTACTACTGTTGGCACCACTTCTATTTCATGCATTATATCTGCAATTTCGAAAACTTTTCTAAAGCAATTTTCAGCTACATGGTATGAAAAGTGCATCATCCTGAGTTAAATCTCACTCTAAGTTTAACTACCACTCAGTAGCTTATCATTAACAGCTCAGTTTTGTATGTATGACTGAGTAAATGTCGAGGTGGTTTCAAAACCTCCAGACAGACATTATGACTGACCTTTCGGTTCATTTCTGTCAGATTGGACCAGAGTTTGTTCAGGCCTCTGCCACCGTTCTCAATATCATCAAGCTGTCTCTCCTTGTTTTTCAGGTCCTCGCTTAATTTTGGTATTTCACTTGACGAAACCTTCTGGCTGGATtccactgtaacaaaaaacaacataagTGTTAAAATAAAGGAATATGTGACTGTTTAACTAGCATATAAAATGCTTGTGTACAAAGTACaagaccttttttttcttttcttttcagtgaTAACAAAAAGATAACAAGGTTTGTTTAGGAGTCTTACTGCTGTGCAGCTTTTCTTTCAGGGAGTCCAAATCTTCTTTCAGAGCAATCTGCATCCATATGAGCCCAGCACAGGCCATGACACAGGCAGCTAATATGATGAACAGAAACAAGGGATAGCACACATTGCAGCACTGTGTGTAGCTTCTTCTGTAAAGAGAAGAAACACAGTAACGTGAGACAGCTTTACAGCCGTACACATTCTTCCATTTTTAATGAAGGAGATATTTTCAGAAGGCTGTGTGCTATGTTATGGGAATTATGAGGATTATTTGTAAGCAATCATGCTTCAGAAATCTGGATGGGTAGATTCTATACAGTCAATGATTTTCCTGATGCTCCGAGCACAGAAGCAGGAGAGTGAATTGATCTGACAATAAAGAGGTTTTCTTTTAATCTCTGCACTATAAAGGCAGTGTGCTCGATGGGAGCTGACTGTTGAAATGATGctgaaaaacatatttattatttttacattttcccaTGTATCCCTGAAGTTTATAAAATAGTGACAAGCCAGTCCCAAAGCATGACACATTAAAACACAAGCACAAGTTATTTAAAGTGAATTCAGAGGTAGAACTCACTTTCAGATTTTCTTTAGAAACTCAAAGTGAATTTAAGGCATCTTATTAATGAGGTCAATTGCGTAGGAAAAAACATGCTATACACACGTAACAAAATCTCGTTAAACTGCTTACTTACTTCCCAAAGTTGACTCCGCCGTTCATGCCGTTGAAGTCGTCATCGTCGGAACTCGAGTCCGATTCCGAGTCCGGAGGCTCGGTTCGGAGAAGCCGGTGACCGGAGCCCTTTTTGGTCTTCTTCCTCTTGCTGTCCCCGAGACCAATCAAAGCATTTAGctccttcctcttcttcatcttcttttgaGGGGTCAGCGAACCCGCCGAGCCCGATTTAAACCCCACTAAATCCAATGTTTTGTCCAGTTTGGTAGATGTTAAGTTTACGGAGCGGAGCTAAGCTAACTTAACGTCCTTTTGCTAGCTTAAATTTCAACCAGGCAATGGTGCAAATAGATAAAAACACATCGGTTTTTTGGATTCTTTACCATACAAATAATGCACGAACAAAGTGTTCGGTGTGACGTTACCCTCCGACAAATAAAGGAGCTTCTCTAAAATAACTTGTTAAACGCGCTACCGGTTAGCTTCCTCGGCTAGCATCTGACAGCTTGCTAACGTTTGCTAATGCTGGTCGCCGCTGTGCTCTTACAACGTCtcattgaattttaaaattTGCTGCTCTGACCTGTGTCATTTCCGAAACACAGCATTCAAGtgtttaaataaatcaatacaACCTGTCGGTCATATCGTAAACATATTTCCAACAACAATTTGTTCTGCTGCCTGTGTTGTTTGGGTAGGGAGTCCCAGTAATCTCACAGCTCATTGGTCCAAAACGGTGCCACTTCCTGCGCTCCGTTTTGACAGGGAGCGAGCCATGGGAGCAAAACACCAGCCGTCCCcgacagacagacagcagtCGCACGGTCGTGTCAAAAAGTGACAGATAATATTTAAACTGTTGTAAATGACTTATAATCTGTCACTGTGAGCCAGGGTTTTGCAAATAAAAGAAGACCGATAACAGTGGAACACAGAGTAGGTGCAATAACGCTGagtcatatataaatatatatgaaacAAAAAATTTGATGGAGCTTTAAAGAAAACAGACGACAGTCTATGAATATTTAATCATTTGATTACAGTCTATTATATACTTTAAAAGCACCTGTTGTCTTGTAATGTTCCTACCTTTCATGCTTTGCTGAGGGAGGTTACATGCAAGAGTGTCAGCCAATTGATTCAGAAAATCTGGTCATAATAGTTTTAACTGTGCCTTCTTTAACTGATAAGTGATGTTTTCCTACTTCTCAAAACACTGGAAAATTTCACGGTGTAATCACTGATGATTGTATTTTTGTGTTgtcttttattacttttttgttttttggtttcaaGTGGACTATAatgactgaaataaataaagttcactTAAGTTCAGGATGTAAATTACAGTACAATAATTAAGAACAGTGTTGTGCACATGGCACACATAATTTAAATATCAGAtaaatataatacaatataattcTCTCTcttattttgtgtatttgtgataAAATTGGGA
It includes:
- the efcab14 gene encoding EF-hand calcium-binding domain-containing protein 14 encodes the protein MKKRKELNALIGLGDSKRKKTKKGSGHRLLRTEPPDSESDSSSDDDDFNGMNGGVNFGKRSYTQCCNVCYPLFLFIILAACVMACAGLIWMQIALKEDLDSLKEKLHSMESSQKVSSSEIPKLSEDLKNKERQLDDIENGGRGLNKLWSNLTEMNRKISLLDSAVNHLKANLKSAADLISLPTTVEELQKSVATIGSTLTSVQHDVKTMQAALETQKKDDDLKETVDITDLRKAMSEVNKTEEQHHTWTDEQIHILLSTVADLHQRVASLENGSKQSLNNNDPAPEAAVSSESPATEAVNEATTTKATPGDVQEITTPLTEPQTSRHPPFLTANRSRRHIWTKCPKTVSLPGIGSLTDLERMFQQTDAEQNSLSLTYEDLREIFGTSTPSHRIVKCFDTDGDQKYSLKELRAALGL